Sequence from the Thermocaproicibacter melissae genome:
TTGGTAACAACACCGGTTTTCTTATCAACGCGGCGGTACGGCGCTTCGATAAAGCCGTATTCGTTGATGCGTGCGAATGTGGCAAGGTAGGAAATCAAGCCGATGTTCGGGCCTTCTGGTGTCTCAATTGGGCACATACGGCCGTAATGGGTGTAATGAACATCGCGGACTTCAAATCCTGCACGGTCTCTCGACAGACCGCCGGGGCCAAGGGCGGAAAGACGACGCTTATGCGTCAGCTCTGCAAGCGGGTTGGTCTGATCCATGAACTGCGAAAGCGGTGATGAACCGAAGAATTCACGGATTGCAGCAACAACCGGACGAATATTAATAAGAGAATGCGGTGTGAGGACTTCAAGGTCCTGAGCCTGAAGCGTCATACGCTCGCGGATAACACGTTCAAGGCGTGAAAAACCGATGCGGAACTGATTCTGGAGCAGTTCGCCGACCGAACGGATGCGGCGGTTGCCCAGGTGGTCAATATCGTCCACATTGCCGAGGCCGACAGCGAGGCAATTCAGGTAGTTGATGGAAGCGAAAATATCGTCAATTGTAATATGCTTTGGAACAAGGTCGTCAGCTCTTGCAATGAGCTGTTTCTTGATCTCCTCGTCAGAAGAACAGGAATCGAGAATCTCGCGCAAAACTTTGAACGAGACGCGCTCATTGATGCCGCACTCTTCCTTTGCATCGAAGTTGACGTACTTGGAAATGTCCACCATACCATTGGATATGATTTTGACTTCCTTGTCTCCAACTTCCACAAAGGCTTCGGTTACGCCGGCATTGTCAATGTCCGCTGCGAGTTCGCGGGTAATGACAGTGCCCTCTTCCGCCATGACTTCACCCGTGTACGGGTTGACAATCGGTCTTGTAATCTTCTGACCGGTCAGGCGGCCGGCAAGTGCCAATTTTTTGTTGTATTTATAACGGCCCACGCGGGAAAGATCATAACGGCGGGCGTCAAAGAAAAGGCCATTCAAATGAGCCTGTGCACTTTCAATGGTAGGCGGCTCGCTTGGTCTGAGTCTGCGGTAGACTTCAAACAGAGCATCCTCCATGTTTTTGCATGGGTCTTTTTCAATGGTAGCGTTAATTCGATCGTCATTGCCGAAGAAATCGCGGATCTGCTCATCGGTTCCAAGGCCAAGGGCACGGATGAAAACAGTTACCGGAAGCTTACGGTTCTTATCAATGCGCACATAAAAAACGTCGCTGGCATCCGTTTCATATTCCAGCCAAGCGCCGCGGTTCGGAATGACCGTGGTGCTGTAAAGCTCTTTGCCCGTTTTGTCATACTCCATTTTATAGTAGACGCCAGGAGAACGAACGAGCTGTGAAACAATAACACGCTCAGCGCCGTTGATAACAAAAGTGCCGCTTTCCGTCATGATCGGAAAGTCACCCATAAAGACTTCGGATTCTTTGATTTCGCCGCTTTCCCTGTTCAGCAGGCGGGCAGTGACGCGCAGAGGAGCCGAATAGGTAGCATCGCGTTCCTTGCATTCTTCCACACTGTAATTTGGATGGTCGGAGTCCAGTTTATAGTCCACAAAATCCAGGACAAGGTTGCCGGTGTAATCGGTGATGCCGGAAACTTCCTTAAAGACTTCCTTGAGGCCTTCATCGAGGAACCACTGATACGACTTTTTCTGGACCTCAATCAAGTTCGGCATATTTAGGACTTCGTCGATACGCGCAAAACTCATGCGTGTATTCTTGCCGACCTTCACCGGTTTGACATTCACCATCGGCTCAATCACTCCATTCATAAATTTGACATTCCGCGGCATAAATCAGGTTTTAAAAGGCTGTGCATACACCATTGCTGAGAAGATTTGCTTGCCTTTTTGGAATTCCTGTGTTATGATAGTACAGAACCATTTGTGACAATTTTCCATGATGATGCAGTTTACTATTTTACTACAAGATTCCTGCTGTGTCAAGGCTTTTCTTGCATAACGAATTGTCAAGCATCATACTGTTATTAGAACGATAAAAGCGTCGAAGGGATAACCTTCGGCGCTTTTTGTTATTTCTTTGTTTCGCAAGCCGTGCCCTGCTTTGCTGCAGCAAATGTGTAAGAATCGAGTTTCTGTCGAACCAATCCGGAAATCTCGTCATAAATTCCGTGGAAGCGGCAACCTGCCGTATGGGCACAGCCGTACTCCGTCTGCTGACATCGGCTGATCATATAAGGGCCTTCCACCGCTTCAATTACCTGACGGAGTGTAATGCGGTCCGCACTTCTTGCAAGCGCATAGCCGCCGTGAACACCTTTGTAGGAAACAATGATCTTTCCGGCAACAAGTTTCCGCAAAATTTTCAAAGCAAACCGCAGCGGCACCTGTGTTTTCGCAGCAAGCGTTTTCGCATCGACTTTCTGGTTCGACTGCGAAAGTGCGTCCACAATGCGAACCGCATAGTCGGCTTCAAGCGTCATAACCATAGAAGCGGCATCTCCTCATCAATCCAGAAAATCTTTCAGCTTCTTGCTGCGGCTTGGATGACGCAGTTTCCGCAGAGCCTTTGCTTCAATCTGACGAATTCGTTCACGGGTAACGTTGAACTCCTTACCGACTTCCTCAAGGGTACGGGAGCGCCCATCTTCGAGGCCGAAGCGGAGACGCAGAACCTTTTCTTCCCTCGGTGTCAGCGTATCGAGCACATCAGCAAGCTGTTCTTTGAGCAGTGTGTGGGAAGCGGCATCCTGCGGCGCCGGAGCGTCGTCATCCGGAATGAAGTCGCCGAGATGGCTGTCTTCCTCTTCGCCGATCGGCGTTTCCAGTGAAACAGGCTCCTGTGCAACGCGCATAATTTCACGAACCTTATCGACCGGCATGTCCAACTCTGCGGCGATTTCCTCTGCCGTCGGCTCATGCCCGTTCGTGTGAAGCAGCTGGCTTGAAACCTTCTTTACCTTATTAATGGTCTCGACCATGTGGACCGGAATACGAATGGTTCTTGCCTGGTCTGCGATTGCGCGGGTGATGGCCTGACGAATCCACCAAGTGGCGTACGTCGAAAATTTGAACCCTTTGGTGTAGTCGAACTTCTCGACTGCTTTAATCAAGCCGAGATTTCCTTCCTGAATGAGGTCAAGGAACTGCATTCCGCGGCCGAGGTAGCGTTTGGCGATGCTGACAACGAGACGCAGGTTTGCCTCGGAAAGGCGCTTCTTCGCGCTTTCATCGCCATTCTTGATGCGGACGGCGAGATCAATTTCCTCTTCCGGCGTCAAAAGCGGAACGCGGCCGATCTCTTTCAAATAAACCTTGACCGGGTCGTCGATTGCGATGCCCTCTGTGCTCAGAGCGGTGTCGAGGTCTTCGATGTCATCGTGGCCTTCCAAGCTGATGTCGTCAATGGAATCATCGCCGAAATCTTCCACGATTTCCACGCCCTGTGCTTCGAGGTTGTCGTAGAACTTTTCGATCTGTTCCGGTTCAAAGTCCAGTTCGCCCAGTGCATCCAAAATTTCTTTGGTCGTGAGCTGACCTTTGCTTTTGCCCTGTTCGATTAACTCCCTAATTACCGTTTTCTTATCCGGTACCGGCATACTTTTGCCTCCTATTTCTTTTGCTGTTTCAACTTTTCCAGATATTTCTCTATTTCCCCTAGCTGTGCCTGTGCGGCATTGCCTAATCTGCGGTTTTCGTCTTCCTGCCGGATTACATTCACATATTCTAGAGCGTCTTTCCATTCAGCGGAGACGCCGTCGTGCTTTGCGAGAATGCCGGCCAAGTAGGAAAGCTCGTCCGGCGAAAATTCTTCGGCAAGATCGGTCAAACTTACAGACTTTTCCTCTTTCATTCTTCCCACAATTCGCGCATATACACGGCGATTGAATTCTGTGATAAATTTTTCAGGTGGTAAAAGTTCGTAAATTCTTTCAAAACTGCCAGGATTCTTCATTAAATAAGCAATAAGTGCTTCTTCTGCGGCTGCCGCACGGAGATGCTGTGCCTTTTCGGGATTGATGTTATCCCTGTAACCGACTGCTTTCTGGCGGATTTCTCGGAATTCCTGCCGACGGCGGTTTTTTTCGATTTTTCGCCTTTCGGCATTAACCTGACTGAGCAGCGTTGCCGTTTCGATTCCCGTTTCCTCGGCGACCTTGCCGGCATACACCTCGCGCTCCACATTATTGTCCAGAGCCGCAAGCACCTGCACCGATCCGCGCAGGTAAGCAACTCGCCCTTCCGCGGTTTGAAGGTTACAGCCTTCCTTTGCCTTCTGCAGCTGGTACTCCACATCATTGCCGCAGTTGTCAAGCATCTGCTTGAACCTCAGCGCGCCGTAAGTCTTTATGTACTCATCGGGGTCCTTGCCGCCTGCGATGCTGAGCACCTTCACAAGCAAGCCGGCCGAACGCAGCATTGGGATTGCCCTTGCCGCCGCTTTCTGGCCCGCGCCGTCGGAATCATAAGAAACGACGACTTCTTTCGCATAGCGCGACATAAGCCTTGCTTGGGACGGGGTCAGCGCCGTTCCGAGCGTTGCCACGGCGTTTGTAAAACCCGCTTGATGCAGGGAGATTACATCCATGTATCCTTCGCAGAGAATCAGGCGGCCGCCGTTGTTGTTCTTGGCAAAATTCAGTGCAAACAGCATGTCCCCTTTATTGAAAACCGGCGTATCCGCTGTGTTGAGATACTTCGGTTTATCGTCGCCGAGCGTTCTGCCGCCGAAAGCAACCACATTGCCGCGCAGGTCAATAATCGGGAACATGACGCGGCCGCTGAACCTGTCTACGGCTCGGCCGCTGCGAGACTGAAAGGCTACATTGGCGAGAATCATCTCCTGCTGGGTGAAGCCCTTTTTCTCGAGGTGGTCCACCAAAGCAAAGCGACCGGGCGGAGAATACCCCAGCCCGAAATGGCGGATGGTGGATGCCTGAAGCTGACGCTTTGAAAAATATTCCCTGCCTGCCGCTCCGGCTTCCGACATCAAAACCGAATAATAAAAGCGCGCCGTTTCACGGTTCAAAGCCAGAATGCGTGTCCGGAGCTTGGCCATGCCGTCATCGACCTGATTCTCCGGAACCGTCAGTCCGGCACGCTGTGCAAGAAAGCGGACAGCCTCCATGTAGTCAAGATTCTCGATGCGCCTTATGAATGTGATGACGTCCCCTCCAACACCGCACCCGAAGCAGTAAAAAGAACCGTTATCCGGGTATACGTTGAAGGATGGTGTTTTCTCACTGTGAAACGGGCAAAGCCCCACAAGGTTCTTTCCGCTCCGCTTCAGATTGACATAGGACGACGCGACTTCTGCCATGTCGCATCTTGCTTTGAGTTCTTCCAGAAATGATTCCGGCAATGGCATGGCATCATCTCCTTGCCCGGCTCGCCCTATCCGCGAAAGCACGGTTATAGCTTCCACGACTTCGGGACGTAGATTTTCTCAAAAAGCTGAACCGCATAGTGGTCAGTCATTCCTGCAATAAAATCGCAGACTGCGCGCTCCATCCCATCGCGCTCCGCGATGGGAAGCATATCCTCGGGCAGGGCACCCGGTTTGTTGAGGTATTCGTAGAGGGCCTCAATCAAAGCCGGCACCTTTTTCTCCTCGGACTTTGCGTAGGGATTACAGTAAACATGCTCATCCATGAACGCCGCCAGATCATCGAATGCTTCTTTCACAGCCGCATCCATGGCAATGCGACCTTCGACACTGTTCTCAACGACCGAATGAACAAGCGTATC
This genomic interval carries:
- a CDS encoding RrF2 family transcriptional regulator — protein: MVMTLEADYAVRIVDALSQSNQKVDAKTLAAKTQVPLRFALKILRKLVAGKIIVSYKGVHGGYALARSADRITLRQVIEAVEGPYMISRCQQTEYGCAHTAGCRFHGIYDEISGLVRQKLDSYTFAAAKQGTACETKK
- the rpoD gene encoding RNA polymerase sigma factor RpoD, with the protein product MPVPDKKTVIRELIEQGKSKGQLTTKEILDALGELDFEPEQIEKFYDNLEAQGVEIVEDFGDDSIDDISLEGHDDIEDLDTALSTEGIAIDDPVKVYLKEIGRVPLLTPEEEIDLAVRIKNGDESAKKRLSEANLRLVVSIAKRYLGRGMQFLDLIQEGNLGLIKAVEKFDYTKGFKFSTYATWWIRQAITRAIADQARTIRIPVHMVETINKVKKVSSQLLHTNGHEPTAEEIAAELDMPVDKVREIMRVAQEPVSLETPIGEEEDSHLGDFIPDDDAPAPQDAASHTLLKEQLADVLDTLTPREEKVLRLRFGLEDGRSRTLEEVGKEFNVTRERIRQIEAKALRKLRHPSRSKKLKDFLD
- the dnaG gene encoding DNA primase, coding for MPLPESFLEELKARCDMAEVASSYVNLKRSGKNLVGLCPFHSEKTPSFNVYPDNGSFYCFGCGVGGDVITFIRRIENLDYMEAVRFLAQRAGLTVPENQVDDGMAKLRTRILALNRETARFYYSVLMSEAGAAGREYFSKRQLQASTIRHFGLGYSPPGRFALVDHLEKKGFTQQEMILANVAFQSRSGRAVDRFSGRVMFPIIDLRGNVVAFGGRTLGDDKPKYLNTADTPVFNKGDMLFALNFAKNNNGGRLILCEGYMDVISLHQAGFTNAVATLGTALTPSQARLMSRYAKEVVVSYDSDGAGQKAAARAIPMLRSAGLLVKVLSIAGGKDPDEYIKTYGALRFKQMLDNCGNDVEYQLQKAKEGCNLQTAEGRVAYLRGSVQVLAALDNNVEREVYAGKVAEETGIETATLLSQVNAERRKIEKNRRRQEFREIRQKAVGYRDNINPEKAQHLRAAAAEEALIAYLMKNPGSFERIYELLPPEKFITEFNRRVYARIVGRMKEEKSVSLTDLAEEFSPDELSYLAGILAKHDGVSAEWKDALEYVNVIRQEDENRRLGNAAQAQLGEIEKYLEKLKQQKK